A section of the Gloeobacter violaceus PCC 7421 genome encodes:
- a CDS encoding T3SS (YopN, CesT) and YbjN peptide-binding chaperone 1 has translation MEFETEPQRQVFDKILPWVYEIFGEKAVNVHEDKPLIRISFGSAFVVANVYPWREDAVINVRSYVVTNVEMGAELMRFLLRENDDMRFGAFGIDEENDIFFEYAIVGSTCDMPELKAAVGAVAFSADEYDDQIVARWGGERAVDR, from the coding sequence CTGCCCTGGGTCTACGAAATATTCGGCGAAAAAGCCGTGAATGTCCACGAAGACAAGCCGCTCATCCGCATCTCCTTCGGCTCGGCTTTTGTCGTGGCGAACGTCTATCCGTGGCGCGAGGATGCGGTGATCAACGTCCGCTCCTACGTCGTCACCAACGTCGAGATGGGCGCCGAGCTGATGCGCTTTTTGTTGCGGGAGAACGACGACATGCGCTTCGGCGCCTTCGGCATCGACGAGGAGAACGACATCTTCTTCGAGTACGCCATTGTCGGCTCCACCTGCGACATGCCCGAACTGAAAGCGGCTGTGGGTGCGGTTGCTTTCAGCGCCGACGAGTACGACGATCAGATCGTGGCGCGCTGGGGCGGGGAGCGGGCGGTGGACCGCTAG
- a CDS encoding YegS/Rv2252/BmrU family lipid kinase has protein sequence MKRRAWLIFNPVAGRGNGETDLSLIEQTLQEKYDLHVLLTGPEQEADALAREALACGAEIVIASGGDGTLSAVAGAVAGSPAALGIIPRGTANSVALALQLPQDLPSACRVILQERTRRIDIARCNGQPMILHAGIGYGARTIGSASRESKNALGVLAYILSGLQQLQDLEQFTVTLETEEQLITCKAVAVTVANLAPPTSVLAQGPAAVQPEDGELDITIIAASGLVEAVTTGYHLLWTALRDQPAQRENVGFLRARKVRIVADPPQELMVDGELVGTTPMEIECLAGALNVLIDTPQDGEQPAEQKLEGLPGLQVELKE, from the coding sequence ATGAAGAGAAGAGCCTGGCTAATTTTCAATCCGGTTGCCGGGCGTGGCAACGGTGAGACCGATCTCAGTCTCATCGAGCAGACCCTTCAAGAAAAATACGATCTACACGTGCTTTTGACCGGTCCTGAGCAGGAAGCAGACGCCCTTGCCCGCGAGGCGCTCGCCTGCGGAGCGGAGATCGTGATTGCCTCGGGCGGAGACGGGACGCTCTCAGCGGTGGCCGGGGCGGTGGCAGGCAGCCCCGCGGCGCTTGGAATCATTCCGCGCGGTACGGCCAACTCGGTGGCCCTGGCTCTGCAGCTGCCCCAGGACCTGCCCTCCGCCTGCCGGGTGATCCTCCAGGAGCGCACCCGCCGCATCGACATCGCCCGCTGCAACGGCCAGCCGATGATCCTGCATGCCGGAATCGGCTACGGGGCGCGCACCATCGGCTCTGCCTCCCGCGAGAGCAAAAACGCCCTGGGTGTGCTGGCCTATATTCTTTCCGGGTTGCAGCAGCTTCAAGATCTCGAACAATTCACCGTCACCCTCGAGACCGAAGAGCAACTGATCACCTGCAAGGCGGTGGCGGTGACCGTGGCCAACCTAGCGCCGCCCACTTCCGTGCTTGCCCAGGGACCGGCGGCGGTCCAGCCCGAAGACGGGGAACTGGACATTACGATCATCGCCGCAAGCGGTCTGGTCGAGGCGGTAACCACCGGCTATCACCTGCTGTGGACGGCCCTGCGCGATCAGCCTGCCCAGCGCGAGAACGTCGGTTTCCTGCGCGCCCGCAAAGTGCGCATCGTCGCCGATCCCCCTCAGGAGCTGATGGTCGACGGCGAACTGGTGGGGACAACCCCCATGGAAATCGAGTGCCTGGCCGGTGCCCTGAACGTGCTGATCGACACGCCCCAGGACGGTGAGCAGCCCGCCGAGCAGAAGCTCGAAGGGTTGCCGGGCCTGCAGGTGGAGCTTAAAGAGTAG
- the lepB gene encoding signal peptidase I, translating into MSPSYRHCFMSSPPNPQPEENKLWSFLKSQRENIQSIAVALVLTFTIQTFAAQAFYIPSGSMEPTLLINDRLMVEKITYDFSTPERGQIIVFTPPKNHFNSNDQPFIKRVIGLPGDTVEVKAGKVFINGKALDEKYIAEPPAYVMPPVKVPADQFFVMGDNRNNSFDSHIWGFLPRQNVIGRAIFRFWPLDRLGPLG; encoded by the coding sequence GTGTCACCGTCCTACCGGCATTGCTTCATGAGTTCACCGCCCAACCCCCAACCCGAGGAAAATAAGCTCTGGTCCTTTCTCAAAAGCCAGCGCGAGAATATTCAGTCCATCGCTGTGGCGCTGGTGTTGACCTTCACCATCCAGACCTTTGCCGCCCAGGCGTTTTATATCCCCTCGGGCTCGATGGAGCCGACGCTGCTCATCAACGATCGCCTGATGGTCGAGAAGATCACCTACGACTTCTCTACCCCCGAGCGCGGTCAGATCATCGTTTTCACCCCGCCCAAGAACCACTTCAACAGCAACGACCAGCCCTTCATCAAGCGGGTGATCGGGCTGCCGGGCGATACGGTGGAAGTCAAAGCGGGCAAGGTGTTCATCAACGGCAAAGCGCTCGACGAAAAATACATTGCCGAGCCGCCCGCCTACGTCATGCCCCCGGTCAAGGTGCCCGCCGACCAGTTTTTCGTCATGGGCGACAACCGCAACAACAGCTTCGACTCGCACATCTGGGGCTTCCTGCCGCGCCAAAACGTGATCGGCCGGGCCATCTTCCGCTTCTGGCCCCTCGACCGGCTCGGCCCGCTCGGGTAA